The segment ACATTTTAAGTAATCTTCGCGTATGAGTTGTACCATACTATACTCACGCTGTGCTTTCCATTCGTTTAGCTCCGCGTCGGTGATAACATAACTACGACCTTCTTTGTGCAACGGTAATTCTTTACCCACTTTTGCATAGTTCTCTAAATATTTTTTAGAAATATTTAAATAGTCACTTGCTTTTGTTAGTGTTAAGTTAGGCACGCTAAGCTCTCCAGTTATTTATTTTTGGTATTGTATTTTATTTCTTTTTCCAATATTCTTAATTGAACCGCTTCATATTCCTTGTAATTTTTCAAAGAATATTCAATATGGACAAGTGGCTCAAAAGATGGTTCAATGTAATCGTATGATATACCGGCAAGAGTGTTTAATATGGCTTTAAATATTATTTTTGCTCCTTCTGGTGGTACTGCCATACCGATTTGTTTTCTTACGCTTTCTTTTGAACCTTTAAAAATAAAATTATCTGGGAATGTTTGTAAACGTGCTCTCTCTCTATTCGTTAAGGCTCGATTTTCGGCCCAATGATATACATGTGTGCCACCGCCGCCGCTACCAGTGATAGTATATGCTGGTTTGTTAGGATCCAACCGTTTATATATCTGGCTTATTGTAGCCCCGTGTATATTTAAGGTTAATTCTTTTGGTAATTTAGCTGTAAAAGCATTTTCTCCAGGCCTTATATGTTTTAATCGTTCAATAACAACTTCATTTTGTTTAGTTAATTCATTATTCGGTGCATTTTGTGGTATATGTGGTTGTGTAATTGCTTGTTTACAGGTTATAGGCTTGGGGGTAATAATTTGCGGTACTTTAAAAAATAATTTACAACTTTTATGTATACCTACTATAATAACACGATGCCTTGCTTGTGGTACGCCATAGTATTCAAATTTATACAAATGCGGTGTAATGTTGTAGTTACAATCAAATAGTTCTTTAAGTATAGTTTTAAATGCGGTGCCATCATTTGCATTTGCTAAACCACCCACATTTTCTGCTAGAAACCATTTGGGTTGGTGATGTTTTAAAATCTTCACACCATAAGTATATAATGGGCCAAAATGGCCATTCATGCCCTTTTGTTTGCCAACAACGCTAAAATCATTGCAAGGGAAACCAAAAGCAAGACCATCAATGGGTGAAAGTTTTGCTAAATTTATTTTTGATACATCCTCACAAATTACTTCACAATCGTTGCCCATATTCAATTTGTAAGTGTCGCAGGTATCTTTGTCGTAATCATTAGCCCATGCAGGCTTAATGTAAAATGACACACCATCCTTTTTAACAATCACACTTTTGGCGCCAAGGGCCAACCCTCCGGGGCCGCAAAACAACTCACCCATTCTGTAAATCATTTATCAATATCTCTTAATTAAAAATTTCTGAGAATAAATTACTAAGACTTAATTATCTATATTATATTCTATACTATACCACCGACAAAAACAAGCAAAATCTTTCCGTTAAAAGACCAGCCATTTTCCCCTTGAAAAGCCCCGTATTTTAAGATATAATAATTATTCTATCCCTGTTGGCAGGTTTGGGTTGTAAACAATAAACTTTTAATATAGTTAGGTTTACGCAAGATGTCTGAAAAGACCATTGAGCAGATCATCAAAGCGCTGGAGGACCAGAAGGCGGTCATCTGCGATGCCGACGGCAAGCGGGCGGCCAAACAGCACGAAAAGAAAAAACTCTCGGCCCGGGAGCGGATAGACCAGCTGCTGGATCCCCAGAGCTTCGTGGAGTTCGACGCCTTCGTCCAGCACCGCTGCGACAACTTTGGCATGGACAAGGTGTCCATCCCGGCCGACGGCGTGGTCACCGGCTACGGCACGGTGGAGGGGCGCCCGGTCTTCCTGTTCTCCCAGGACTTCACCGTCACCGGGGGAAGCCTGGGCGAGGCCCACGCCCTAAAGATCGTCAAGATGCAGGACATGGCGCTTAAGATGGGCGTCCCGGTCATCGGCATCAACGATTCCGGCGGAGCCCGCATCCAGGAGGGCGTGGACTCCCTGCACGGCTACGGCATGATATTCTTCCGCAACACCCGGTCCTCGGGCGTCATCCCCCAGATCTCCGTGATCTTAGGCCCCTGCGCCGGAGGTGCGGTCTATTCGCCCGCCATCACCGATTTCGTCTTCATGGTGGACAAGGTCTCCAACATGTACATCACCGGGCCCCAGGTGATCAAGGCCGTGATGGGCGAGGAGGTGGGCCTGGAAGAACTGGGCGGGGCCATGGCCCACAACCAGGTCTCGGGTAACGGGCATTTTGCCTATCCCACCGAAGAGCACTGCTTTGCCGGGGTGCGCAAACTGCTGTCCTTCCTGCCGGCCAACAATCTGGAAGACCCGCCGGTATTGGACACTACCGACGAGCCCGGCCGGATAGACATGGAACTGCGGACCATCGTCCCGGTGAACCCCAAGATGCCTTATGACGCCAAGGACATAATTCTAAGAGTGGTTGACAACGGCGACTTCCTGGAGGTCCACGAGCACTTTGCTCCCAACATCGTAGTGGGTTTTGGCCGGGTGGGCGGGCACAGCGTGGGCATAGTGGCCAACCAGCCCCAGGTGCTGGCCGGCTGTCTGGACATCAACTCCTCGGACAAGGCCGCCCGTTTCATCCGCTTTTGCGACGCCTTCAACATCCCGCTGGTGACCTTTGTGGACTGCCCGGGCTACCTGCCGGGAAAACAGCAGGAGCACGGCGGGATCATCCGCCACGGGGCCAAGATCCTGTTCGCCTACTCCGAGGCCACCGTGCCCAAGATCACCGTCACTTTGCGCAAATCATACGGCGGGGCCCACATCGCCATGTGCAACAAGGACCTGGGATCGGACCTGATGCTGGCCTGGCCCCAGGCCGAGATCGCGGTGATGGGCGCCTCCGGCGCGGTCAACGTCATCTTCCGCAAGCAGATCGACGGTGCGGCCGACCAGAACAAGAAGCGCCAGGAGCTGATAGCCACCTACGAAGAGATGTTCTCCAACCCCTACGAAGCCGCCAAGCGCGGTTA is part of the candidate division TA06 bacterium genome and harbors:
- a CDS encoding DNA cytosine methyltransferase, whose protein sequence is MIYRMGELFCGPGGLALGAKSVIVKKDGVSFYIKPAWANDYDKDTCDTYKLNMGNDCEVICEDVSKINLAKLSPIDGLAFGFPCNDFSVVGKQKGMNGHFGPLYTYGVKILKHHQPKWFLAENVGGLANANDGTAFKTILKELFDCNYNITPHLYKFEYYGVPQARHRVIIVGIHKSCKLFFKVPQIITPKPITCKQAITQPHIPQNAPNNELTKQNEVVIERLKHIRPGENAFTAKLPKELTLNIHGATISQIYKRLDPNKPAYTITGSGGGGTHVYHWAENRALTNRERARLQTFPDNFIFKGSKESVRKQIGMAVPPEGAKIIFKAILNTLAGISYDYIEPSFEPLVHIEYSLKNYKEYEAVQLRILEKEIKYNTKNK
- a CDS encoding methylmalonyl-CoA carboxyltransferase, with translation MSEKTIEQIIKALEDQKAVICDADGKRAAKQHEKKKLSARERIDQLLDPQSFVEFDAFVQHRCDNFGMDKVSIPADGVVTGYGTVEGRPVFLFSQDFTVTGGSLGEAHALKIVKMQDMALKMGVPVIGINDSGGARIQEGVDSLHGYGMIFFRNTRSSGVIPQISVILGPCAGGAVYSPAITDFVFMVDKVSNMYITGPQVIKAVMGEEVGLEELGGAMAHNQVSGNGHFAYPTEEHCFAGVRKLLSFLPANNLEDPPVLDTTDEPGRIDMELRTIVPVNPKMPYDAKDIILRVVDNGDFLEVHEHFAPNIVVGFGRVGGHSVGIVANQPQVLAGCLDINSSDKAARFIRFCDAFNIPLVTFVDCPGYLPGKQQEHGGIIRHGAKILFAYSEATVPKITVTLRKSYGGAHIAMCNKDLGSDLMLAWPQAEIAVMGASGAVNVIFRKQIDGAADQNKKRQELIATYEEMFSNPYEAAKRGYVDAVIAPEETRGRVASALAILKTKREQSPNKKHGNIPL